In the Osmerus eperlanus chromosome 27, fOsmEpe2.1, whole genome shotgun sequence genome, one interval contains:
- the LOC134014015 gene encoding matrin-3-like → MEESGHPSCESDTTTHLQGSGDAPMSTMNLIATLGLSPEDMDALAQMPESEISVETLPALIMQLKAKRAQEEARQRDVSPKREIKKDHADSRDDRKEVSPTYPEPHRPNCHGDTDRRVVSYKRVEQPERLEGSRDSCHTRTPREKLPDRRPKFPMSYEVDDFSGVIPKELPHTCSLCLCTLKSKTAWTIHLTGKRHAEGKRRIMCLFPQLYVHESRKMPDNDDHSPPRKVPRLSVPFKKQHSSDRLSAEVIPVQKRLHLKPRTGTMVVVKYPLGVVSVDDLLTLAMPYGTVVKHQVFPTKGFLEFSSHKEAAKMVNHFGEKPTYVRNHKLTMYLSPTVCSIKTPRLDEPETRPSKRVNNAVVCFSHLPSGKEQEAEILEMAQLFGNVRHSKFSSDQALIEMVHWKDADIMVKYYRSNPLKINGKGVKVSLSTRKRIRESPESTTSRRADSSKSHCSKHKSTETGETEEKNMVDTQLAKEMVKVKEPRHRRTLGYHKENNMESENIKQEEEGGMVVEDEQRFFNDIDTESGLYLDFHSSAEKSLIGSDQKAAKEPNRCDHEDTMEIFHEDDDWKVVIVKPIRRVYGLEEALFKLAEPFGKVVNHVISSDQARLELESSEQAHEMVNALRDHRKSKLFGKHVSVVMCGELKDLKDLKVVIVRPIRKGFGLKNALFKLAEPFGKVVNHMITFNKHEARLELESSEQAHEMVNALRDHRTSQIFERHVNVVMCGDLKELEMPSGRSIYIGMLPMEKYSDNSLLWLAQPFGKITGYYLNWRRAMSYIQMETVEAAQKMLKKYELRSPRFYGTTLMIGLSKCLDSLIPWKTPVQYELWNNSCEAHREDRGGEGTSVQSPTSTTTQRSSMERDGSLSERVGVCGDPECDQADAASEDLEQEEPLGPYQPNKPVGLGYLEQRTGLFCKLCNLFYTSEKTAKSVHCSSKEHYENLKRKVEGEKQPSTY, encoded by the exons ATGGAGGAAAGCGGACACCCCTCTTGTGAGAgtgacaccaccacacacctgcaagGCTCTGGAGATGCACCGATGAGTACTATGAACTTGATTGCCACTCTAGGGCTTTCGCCTGAAGATATGGATGCCCTGGCCCAGATGCCAGAGAGTGAGATAAGTGTGGAGACTTTGCCCGCTCTTATAATGCAGCTGAAGGCTAAACGAGCCCAAGAAGAAGCGAGGCAGAGAGACGTGTCCCCTAAAAGAGAGATTAAGAAAGATCACGCTGATTCAAGAGACGATCGTAAAGAAGTCAGTCCCACCTACCCAGAGCCCCACCGGCCAAACTGCCATGGGGACACAGATAGGAGAGTGGTGAGCTACAAGCGAGTGGAACAGCCTGAAAGGCTGGAGGGGAGTAGAGATTCCTGTCACACGAGGACCCCAAGAGAAAAGCTTCCAGACCGCCGGCCAAAGTTTCCAATGTCCTATGAAGTGGATGACTTCAGTGGAGTCATACCGAAGGAGCttccacacacatgctctctgtgCTTGTGCACGTTGAAGTCTAAAACG GCATGGACAATCCATCTGACAGGGAAGCGACATGCAGAGGGGAAGCGAAGAATCATGTGTTT ATTTCCACAGTTATATGTCCATGAGAGCAGAAAAAT GCCAGATAATGATGATCACTCCCCCCCCAGGAAAGTGCCCCGCCTTTCAGTGCCGTTCAAGAAACAACACAGCTCGGATCGACTCTCAG CAGAAGTTATACCAGTACAAAAAAGACTTCATTTAAAGCCCAGG ACTGGTACAATGGTGGTGGTCAAGTATCCTCTTGGTGTTGTCAGTGTTGACGACTTGTTGACTTTGGCAATGCCTTATGGTACAGTTGTCAAACATCAGGTGTTCCCCACTAAG GGATTCCTGGAGTTCAGCTCACACAAGGAGGCAGCCAAAATGGTAAATCACTTTGGTGAAAAACCGACTTATGTGAGGAATCACAAGTTGACCATGTACTTGTCACCAACCGTGTGCAGTATTAAA ACACCGAGACTGGATGAACCAGAGACGCGGCCCTCCAAACGTGTGAACAACGCTGTGGTCTGTTTCTCTCATCTGCCTTCAGGGAAAGAGCAGGAAGCTGAAATTCTTGAAATGGCCCAATTGTTTGGAAATGTGCGCCATTCAAAGTTTTCAAGTGATCAG GCTCTGATTGAGATGGTACACTGGAAGGACGCAGACATCATGGTGAAGTACTACCGCTCCAACCCCCTGAAGATCAATGGGAAAGGTGTCAAAGTCAGCTTGTCAACAAGAAAGAGGATAAG AGAAAGTCCTGAATCCACCACATCCAGAAGAGCAGACTCCAGCAAAAGCCACTGCAGCAAGCATAAAAGCACAGAGACTGGAGAGACTGAAGAGAAAAACATGGTAGACACACAACTTGCCAAGGAAATGGTGAAAGTTAAAGAACCAAGACATAGAAGGACCTTGGGGTATCACAAGGAAAACAACATGGAGTCAGAAAACATTAAacaagaggaagaaggggggatGGTGGTGGAAGATGAACAACGTTTTTTCAATGACATTGATACAGAGTCTGGCCTGTATTTGGACTTTCATTCGTCAGCTGAAAAAAGTCTAATAGGTTCAGATCAAAAGGCTGCCAAAGAACCAAATCGTTGCGATCACGAGGACACGATGGAGATCTTTCATGAAGATGAT GATTGGAAGGTGGTTATTGTTAAGCCTATCAGAAGAGTCTACGGCTTGGAAGAGGCCCTCTTCAAACTGGCAGAGCCTTTTGGAAAGGTGGTCAACCACGTCATATCCAGTGATCAG GCGCGGCTAGAGCTGGAAAGTTCAGAGCAAGCTCATGAAATGGTGAATGCCCTTAGAGACCACAGGAAATCGAAGCTTTTTGGGAAACATGTCAGTGTAGTCATGTGTGGAGAACTAAAGGATTTAAAG GATTTGAAGGTGGTTATTGTTAGGCCTATCAGAAAAGGCTTTGGCCTGAAAAATGCCCTCTTCAAACTGGCAGAGCCTTTTGGAAAGGTGGTCAACCACATGATAACCTTCAACAAGCATGAG GCGCGATTAGAGCTGGAAAGTTCAGAGCAAGCTCATGAAATGGTGAATGCCCTTAGAGACCACAGGACATCGCAAATTTTTGAGAGACATGTCAATGTAGTCATGTGCGGAGACCTAAAGGAATTAGAG ATGCCTAGTGGGAGATCCATCTACATTGGCATGCTACCGATGGAGAAATACTCGGATAACTCACTGTTGTGGCTGGCCCAGCCCTTTGGGAAAATCACTGGTTATTACCTGAACTGGCGGCGTGCGATG TCCTACATCCAGATGGAAACGGTGGAAGCAGCTCAGAAGATGCTGAAGAAGTACGAGTTGCGTTCTCCAAGGTTCTACGGCACCACATTGATGATCGGCTTGTCTAAATGTTTGGATTCACTGATACCATG GAAAACTCCAGTCCAGTACGAGCTGTGGAACAACAGCTGTGAAGCTCATCGAGAGGATCGAGGGGGCGAGGGGACCAGTGTCCAATCCCCTACAAGTACCACTACCCAGAGGAGTTCAATGGAGAGG GATGGCTCGTTGTCTGAGAGGGTGGGGGTCTGTGGAGACCCTGAGTGCGACCAGGCTGATGCAGCCAGTGAGGACCTGGAGCAGGAGGAACCTCTAGGTCCTTATCAACCCAACAAGCCTGTGG ggttAGGCTATTTGGAACAAAGAACTGGATTATTCTGCAAGTTGTGCAACCTTTTCTACACCAGTGAGAAAACAGCCAAATCTGTCCACTGCAGCAGCAAGGAACATTACGAGAACCTGAAG AgaaaggtagagggagagaagcagccTTCAACTTATTGA